Proteins found in one Apostichopus japonicus isolate 1M-3 chromosome 16, ASM3797524v1, whole genome shotgun sequence genomic segment:
- the LOC139982147 gene encoding uncharacterized protein, whose translation MIPLITVKGEVVQDEVPRTIPNGQLVRNIKLKEGSIIRPVALWNKATTSPIKTGDIVTISHVSPKKDKFLKELSLSTTSRTNITIETPPEKFTTRHVIAAEESEIALTVQLSSNDDLEQFILSQDLSAELFESKNIEDVLESFGDKLFKFTIQGKTIVQLTDEIHTNQPSTSE comes from the exons ATGATTCCACTGATAACAGTGAAAGGTGAAGTTGTCCAG GATGAAGTACCACGTACCATACCTAATGGACAACTGGTCCGAAACATAAAATTGAAAGAAGGATCCATCATTAGACCGGTAGCTTTGTGGAATAAAGCCACAACTTCTCCCATCAAGACAGGAGATATAGTAACCATTTCGCACGTCTCTCCAAAGAAAGACAAGTTCCTGAAAGAATTGAGTCTTTCAACAACCTCCAGAACTAACATTACA ATCGAAACTCCACCAGAGAAATTCACCACTAGGCATGTCATTGCCGCTGAAGAATCAGAGATTGCTCTTACTGTTCAGCTCTCTAGCAATGATGATCTCGAACAATTTATTCTCAGTCAAGACCTTTCTGCTGAGTTGTTTGAAAGCAAAAACATTGAGGATGTTCTTGAGAGTTTTGGAGACAAACTGTTTAAATTCACTATTCAAGGGAAGACAATCGTGCAGCTTACAGACGAAATACATACCAATCAGCCATCCACTTCTGAATAG
- the LOC139982515 gene encoding uncharacterized protein, giving the protein MSQVEALKRYHVTYGSRKRVFLCSASDVEPEIKSQFGIKKFRLQVFDKDFDDWVDIDGDIEEEQMEDKAVKLNVIGERDEVACLSASSFTSSSSSDDTIILAGNERDVPCTSDVSDSFHEEEKFLPWPNKFELHQDDVRRDILVELLKGGPVSNRIKSAVIQATFDKMCLFTVYPTTDQYNTAAKAVIKSFPNLAIKLPFCEPYDALKNALKDKFRNERRHMTRDVLFT; this is encoded by the exons ATGTCACAAGT TGAAGCACTTAAACGGTACCATGTAACTTATGGATCCAGAAAAAGGGTTTTCTTatgtagtgcaagtgatgtagAACCAGAAATCAAATCTCAATTTGGGATAAAGAAATTTCGGCTTCAGGTCTTTGATAAAGACTTTGACGACTGGGTGGACATTGACGGTGATATAGAAGAAGAGCAGATGGAAGATAAAGCAGTTAAACTGAATGTGATTGGTGAAAGAGATGAAG TTGCATGCCTCAGTGCCAGTTCATTTACAAGCTCTTCAAGTTCAGATGACACCATTATATTGGCTGGAAATGAAAGAGATGTACCTTGTACCAGTGATGTTTCAGACAG TTTTCATGAAGAAGAAAAGTTCTTGCCATGGCCAAACAAGTTTGAGCTGCATCAAGATGATGTTAGGAGAGACATCTTGGTAGAACTATTAAAAGGGGGACCTGTCAGCAACAGAATTAAATCTGCTGTAATCCAAGCTACATTTgacaaaatgtgtttgtttactGT GTATCCTACTACAGATCAATACAATACAGCAGCTAAAGCAGTCATAAAGTCCTTTCCAAACTTGGcaatcaaattaccattctgtGAGCCTTAT gatgcattgaaaaatgcacTCAAAGATAAGTTCAGAAATGAGAGGAGACACATGACGAGggatgtgctttttacgtga